Proteins from one Catenuloplanes atrovinosus genomic window:
- a CDS encoding RNA polymerase sigma factor, with amino-acid sequence MDPHRRIEAIWRMEAARLIASLSRLTRDVGTAEEIAQDVFVAALEQWPSGGVPPNPAGWLHTTGRHKAIDRIRRDRMRDERQLSAALDPTVPDGSDDDLLALIFTACHPVLTREARTALTLRLLGGLSTDEIAHAFLAPSPTIGQRISRAKRTLAEAKVPFAPPHGDELRERLPAVLEVIYLIFTEGYAATSGDAWIRRDLAEEAMRLGRMLTGLLPREPEPYGLVALMELQASRFRARIAPDGSPVLLQDQDRSRWDRTLIQHGLAALDRATALARPLGPYSVQAAIAAVHARAPRFEETDWEAIVALYDALGQIAPSPVVALNRAVAVLHADGPAAALAAIDEVRADPRMARHHLVGAVRGDVLLRLGRAAEAAEEWERAADLAPNQRESRLLRERAARALT; translated from the coding sequence GTGGACCCGCACCGGAGGATCGAGGCGATCTGGCGGATGGAGGCCGCCCGCCTGATCGCCTCGCTCTCCCGGCTGACCCGCGACGTCGGGACGGCCGAGGAGATCGCGCAGGACGTGTTCGTCGCCGCGCTGGAGCAGTGGCCGTCCGGCGGCGTGCCGCCGAACCCGGCCGGCTGGCTGCACACCACCGGCCGGCACAAGGCGATCGACCGGATCCGGCGGGACCGGATGCGCGACGAGCGCCAGCTCAGCGCCGCGCTGGACCCGACCGTGCCGGATGGGTCCGACGACGACCTGCTGGCGCTGATCTTCACGGCCTGCCACCCGGTGCTGACCCGGGAGGCGCGTACCGCGCTCACGCTGCGCCTGCTCGGCGGGCTCAGCACCGACGAGATCGCGCACGCGTTCCTGGCGCCGTCGCCCACGATCGGGCAGCGGATCTCCCGGGCCAAGCGCACGCTCGCCGAGGCGAAGGTGCCGTTCGCGCCGCCGCACGGCGACGAACTGCGGGAACGGCTGCCCGCGGTGCTGGAGGTCATCTACCTGATCTTCACCGAGGGGTACGCCGCGACCAGCGGCGACGCGTGGATCCGCCGCGACCTGGCCGAGGAGGCGATGCGGCTCGGGCGCATGCTGACCGGGCTGCTGCCGCGCGAGCCGGAGCCGTACGGCCTGGTCGCGCTGATGGAGCTGCAGGCGTCCCGGTTCCGCGCCCGGATCGCGCCGGACGGCTCGCCGGTGCTGCTCCAGGACCAGGACCGGTCGCGCTGGGACCGGACGCTGATCCAGCACGGACTCGCCGCGCTGGACCGGGCCACCGCGCTGGCCCGGCCGCTCGGGCCGTACTCGGTGCAGGCCGCGATCGCGGCCGTGCACGCGCGGGCGCCGCGTTTCGAGGAGACGGACTGGGAGGCGATCGTGGCGCTCTACGACGCGCTCGGCCAGATCGCGCCGTCGCCGGTGGTGGCGCTGAACCGCGCGGTCGCGGTGCTGCACGCGGACGGGCCGGCCGCGGCGCTGGCCGCGATCGACGAGGTGCGCGCGGACCCGCGGATGGCCCGCCACCACCTGGTCGGCGCGGTGCGCGGCGACGTCCTGCTGCGGCTGGGCCGCGCCGCGGAGGCGGCCGAGGAGTGGGAACGCGCCGCCGACCTGGCCCCCAACCAGCGGGAGAGCCGGCTGCTGCGGGAGCGCGCCGCCCGGGCGCTCACCTGA
- a CDS encoding GNAT family N-acetyltransferase, translated as MFSLTVDDGLRLTLAEERHAEPITELMARNRERLARWQPWAMYRPTVESTRSYIRGGLSRFAEGRELYLMIEHEGVPVGACGMRRDPQTLIADVGYWLDAAAEGKGLVTRSVTALTGAAFTVYGMRRVEIRTMVANHRARAVAERCGYEFEGVLRRAMRWADRNEDVALYGAVERHG; from the coding sequence ATGTTCTCGCTGACCGTGGACGACGGGCTGCGGCTGACGCTGGCCGAGGAGCGGCACGCGGAGCCGATCACCGAGCTGATGGCGCGCAACCGGGAGCGGCTCGCACGCTGGCAGCCGTGGGCGATGTACCGGCCGACCGTGGAGAGCACCCGGTCGTACATCCGGGGTGGGCTGAGCCGGTTCGCGGAGGGCCGCGAGCTGTACCTGATGATCGAGCACGAGGGCGTGCCGGTCGGCGCGTGCGGCATGCGGCGCGACCCGCAGACGCTGATCGCGGACGTCGGCTACTGGCTGGACGCGGCCGCGGAGGGGAAGGGCCTGGTCACCCGCTCGGTGACCGCGCTGACCGGCGCGGCGTTCACGGTGTACGGCATGCGGCGCGTGGAGATCCGCACGATGGTCGCGAACCATCGGGCCCGGGCGGTCGCGGAGCGCTGCGGGTACGAGTTCGAGGGCGTGCTGCGGCGGGCGATGCGCTGGGCCGACCGCAACGAGGACGTGGCGCTCTACGGTGCCGTAGAGCGCCACGGGTGA
- a CDS encoding CGNR zinc finger domain-containing protein, translating to MLFAPDTEEALDFAVALMNTEAGASRSGTDELATVAQLRALIGRYTYSGRIDYDEAELRAVRRARELLREVWTLDRDDAVEAVNRMLREGRALPYLARHDGLDWHLHATDPDAPLAVRMRVEAALALIDVIRMDETHRLRVCAASDCTGVFVDLSKNGSKRFCTVRCGNRMNMIAHRSRKQVNGNP from the coding sequence TTGCTCTTTGCCCCTGACACCGAGGAGGCGCTGGACTTCGCGGTCGCGCTGATGAACACCGAGGCCGGCGCCTCCCGCTCCGGCACGGACGAGCTGGCCACGGTGGCGCAGCTGCGCGCGCTGATCGGGCGGTACACGTACTCCGGGCGGATCGACTACGACGAGGCGGAGCTGCGCGCGGTCCGGCGCGCCCGCGAGCTGCTGCGCGAGGTGTGGACGCTGGACCGGGACGACGCGGTCGAGGCGGTCAACCGGATGCTGCGCGAGGGGAGGGCGCTGCCCTACCTGGCCCGCCACGACGGCCTGGACTGGCACCTGCACGCCACCGACCCGGACGCGCCGCTGGCCGTGCGCATGCGGGTGGAGGCCGCGCTCGCGCTGATCGACGTGATCCGGATGGACGAGACGCACCGGCTGCGGGTCTGCGCGGCGAGCGACTGCACCGGCGTCTTCGTCGACCTCTCCAAGAACGGCTCCAAGCGCTTCTGCACCGTGCGCTGCGGCAACCGGATGAACATGATCGCCCACCGGAGCCGCAAGCAGGTCAACGGCAACCCGTAG
- a CDS encoding Gfo/Idh/MocA family protein, translating into MTIRVGLLGFGLGGRVFHAPLIAATPGLELAAIVTRDPDRAARARATYPGASIVPDLPSLLAAGGVDLVVVATPNAQHVPQARAVIDAGLPVVVDKPFAPSAAEGRDLIAAAEAAGVALTVFQNRRWDGDLLTVRRLLDSGALGQVHRFESRFEVWKPALKEGSWKEESAPGAGVLYDLGAHVVDQALLLFGPAEVEHAELGVVRSGSAVPDDAFVALRHLTGVRSHLWMSRLAAQPGPRFRVLGADAAFVKHGLDGQEPALAAGGDPAAPGWGAEPAERWGVLGAGDALSPVPTEPGAYLSFYAGVAAALRDGTPMPVDPAGSLAGLEIIEAAGRAAGL; encoded by the coding sequence ATGACCATTCGCGTGGGTCTGCTCGGTTTCGGGCTCGGCGGGCGGGTGTTCCACGCCCCGCTGATCGCCGCCACCCCGGGCCTGGAGCTGGCCGCGATCGTGACCCGCGACCCGGACCGGGCGGCGCGGGCGCGTGCCACGTACCCGGGCGCCTCGATCGTGCCGGACCTGCCGTCGCTGCTCGCGGCCGGCGGCGTGGACCTGGTCGTGGTGGCCACGCCGAACGCGCAGCACGTGCCGCAGGCGCGCGCCGTGATCGACGCCGGGCTGCCGGTGGTGGTGGACAAGCCGTTCGCGCCGTCCGCGGCGGAGGGCCGGGACCTGATCGCGGCCGCCGAGGCCGCGGGCGTGGCGCTGACCGTGTTCCAGAACCGGCGCTGGGACGGCGACCTGCTCACCGTCCGGCGGCTGCTGGACTCCGGCGCGCTGGGCCAAGTGCACCGCTTCGAGTCGCGGTTCGAGGTGTGGAAGCCCGCGCTGAAGGAGGGCTCCTGGAAGGAGGAGTCCGCGCCCGGCGCCGGCGTCCTCTACGACCTCGGCGCGCACGTCGTCGACCAGGCGCTGCTGCTGTTCGGCCCGGCCGAGGTGGAGCACGCGGAGCTGGGCGTGGTGCGCTCCGGCTCGGCCGTGCCGGACGACGCGTTCGTGGCGCTGCGGCACCTCACCGGCGTGCGCTCGCACCTGTGGATGAGCCGCCTGGCCGCGCAGCCGGGCCCGCGCTTCCGGGTGCTCGGCGCGGACGCCGCGTTCGTCAAGCACGGGCTGGACGGGCAGGAGCCGGCGCTCGCGGCCGGCGGCGACCCGGCCGCGCCCGGCTGGGGTGCCGAGCCGGCGGAGCGCTGGGGTGTGCTCGGCGCCGGGGACGCGCTGTCGCCGGTGCCCACCGAGCCGGGCGCGTACCTCAGCTTCTACGCGGGCGTGGCGGCGGCGCTGCGGGACGGCACGCCGATGCCGGTCGACCCGGCCGGCTCGCTGGCGGGGCTGGAGATCATCGAGGCCGCCGGGCGGGCTGCCGGCCTTTGA
- a CDS encoding EamA family transporter, with product MRQPIGLVAALASAASFATSGAFVKPLLEAGWSPAAAVSARTLSAGLLLLPLVLWSLRGRWATLWRARWRVLGMGLIAVAFTQVTYFAAISRIPVSTALLVEYLAPLLLVLWAWVSTRRAPHAVVLLGSVLAIGGLVLVIGPGAVRAVDPAGLGLAFAAAVGCAVYFAVGARPADGLPPVALAGSGLLLGGLLLALVGTVGLLPFTADFGDVTLLGSAVPWFVPLSVVAIFGTAIAYATGIFGAGRLGSRLASFIGLLEVVFASVFAWLLLGENLTITQLAGGVLILAGIASVHAAPPQISDVAPVTDETGVAGAEPGASAPGTGTGTGTAEPIVAAPTAGGA from the coding sequence GTGAGACAGCCCATCGGACTGGTCGCCGCGCTCGCGTCGGCCGCGTCCTTCGCGACGTCCGGCGCCTTCGTCAAGCCACTGCTGGAGGCCGGCTGGTCGCCGGCGGCCGCCGTCTCCGCCCGCACCCTCTCGGCGGGTCTGCTGCTCCTGCCGCTCGTGCTCTGGTCACTGCGCGGCCGCTGGGCCACGCTGTGGCGGGCCCGCTGGCGGGTGCTCGGCATGGGCCTGATCGCGGTCGCGTTCACCCAGGTCACCTACTTCGCCGCGATCTCGCGCATCCCGGTCTCCACGGCGCTGCTGGTGGAATACCTGGCGCCGCTGCTGCTCGTGCTCTGGGCCTGGGTGAGCACCCGGCGCGCGCCCCACGCGGTCGTGCTGCTCGGCTCCGTGCTCGCCATCGGCGGCCTGGTCCTGGTGATCGGCCCCGGCGCCGTGCGGGCGGTCGACCCGGCCGGGCTGGGGCTCGCGTTCGCGGCCGCGGTGGGCTGCGCGGTCTACTTCGCGGTCGGCGCGCGACCGGCCGACGGACTGCCGCCGGTCGCGCTGGCCGGCTCCGGGCTGCTGCTCGGCGGCCTGCTGCTCGCCCTGGTCGGGACGGTGGGGCTACTGCCGTTCACCGCGGACTTCGGCGACGTGACGCTGCTCGGCTCCGCGGTGCCGTGGTTCGTGCCGCTCTCCGTGGTCGCGATCTTCGGAACCGCCATCGCGTACGCCACCGGCATCTTCGGCGCGGGCCGGCTCGGCTCGCGGCTGGCATCGTTCATCGGGCTGCTGGAGGTCGTGTTCGCCTCCGTCTTCGCCTGGCTGCTGCTCGGCGAGAACCTGACGATCACCCAGCTGGCCGGCGGCGTGCTCATCCTGGCCGGCATCGCCTCCGTCCACGCGGCACCGCCACAGATCAGCGACGTCGCTCCGGTCACCGACGAGACCGGCGTGGCCGGCGCCGAGCCGGGCGCTTCCGCTCCGGGCACCGGCACCGGCACCGGCACCGCCGAGCCGATCGTCGCCGCTCCGACCGCCGGCGGCGCGTAG
- a CDS encoding DUF6807 domain-containing protein: protein MPESARLTVGGTVVARLQDGTDADLTLGPRPYLHPVTTFSGTPVTDAFPEDHRWHLGVSVALQDVAGTNLWGGRTYVRDRGYTWLDDHGRIVITRLSPTAAEDAFTATLHWLDPDGTLLITEDRTFSARPVSARAWALEAAYTLAAPPSRDVPLGSPATNGRPDAAGYGGFFWRCAPGPADVFDASGATGESTVNGGTAAWVAFAATDHTLIFSGLGDGDHWFARTGIYPGVCVALAWEKPLVIPAGGTISRRHTVIVADGTLTPEEATALAA from the coding sequence ATGCCCGAATCAGCCCGGCTCACCGTCGGCGGCACCGTGGTCGCCCGTCTCCAGGACGGCACCGACGCGGATCTGACACTCGGCCCCCGCCCCTACCTGCACCCCGTCACCACGTTCTCCGGAACCCCGGTCACCGACGCGTTCCCGGAGGACCACCGCTGGCACCTCGGCGTCTCCGTCGCCCTGCAGGACGTGGCCGGCACCAACCTGTGGGGCGGCCGCACCTACGTCCGCGACCGGGGCTACACCTGGCTCGACGACCACGGCCGGATCGTCATCACCCGCCTCTCCCCCACCGCCGCCGAGGACGCGTTCACCGCCACGCTGCACTGGCTGGATCCCGACGGCACGCTGCTGATCACCGAGGACCGCACGTTCTCCGCCCGCCCGGTGTCGGCGCGCGCGTGGGCGCTGGAGGCGGCGTACACGCTGGCCGCGCCGCCGTCCCGGGACGTCCCGCTCGGCAGCCCCGCCACGAACGGCCGGCCGGACGCCGCGGGTTACGGCGGCTTCTTCTGGCGGTGCGCGCCCGGCCCCGCCGACGTCTTCGACGCCTCCGGCGCGACCGGCGAGTCCACGGTCAACGGCGGCACCGCCGCGTGGGTCGCGTTCGCCGCCACCGACCACACCCTGATCTTCTCCGGCCTCGGCGACGGCGACCACTGGTTCGCCCGCACCGGCATCTACCCCGGCGTCTGCGTGGCCCTGGCCTGGGAGAAGCCGCTCGTCATCCCGGCCGGCGGCACCATCTCGCGCCGCCACACCGTCATCGTCGCCGACGGCACCCTGACCCCGGAGGAGGCCACCGCGCTGGCCGCCTGA
- a CDS encoding SDR family NAD(P)-dependent oxidoreductase, with translation MSKTVVISGGTSGIGRATALARAARGDRVIVIGSRPDAPYRADLTTIAEVRRVAAEIARDHPVVDALVLCANRIFPRRTETPDGLEATFALYYLSRYLLGELLAPQLDAAGNPVIVNVSGTGITAGRVRWEDPQFTRGYGAIRAQVQAGRANDLLGVAHTGRARYVLYHPGFTRPGSHPNPLVSGVISGLARVAARPVDESARPIAAWIDAPPAAKLTAIDRGRPVPLSLRTLNPGDAARLRAYTEAAVARAAGRA, from the coding sequence ATGTCGAAGACCGTGGTGATCAGTGGGGGCACGAGCGGCATCGGGCGGGCCACCGCGCTGGCCCGGGCCGCGCGCGGCGACCGGGTGATCGTGATCGGGAGCCGGCCGGACGCGCCCTACCGCGCCGACCTGACCACGATCGCGGAGGTGCGGCGGGTGGCGGCCGAGATCGCGCGCGACCATCCGGTGGTGGACGCGCTGGTGCTGTGCGCGAACCGGATCTTCCCGCGCCGCACCGAGACGCCGGACGGCCTGGAGGCGACGTTCGCGCTCTACTACCTGAGCCGGTACCTGCTCGGTGAGCTGCTGGCGCCGCAGCTCGACGCGGCCGGGAATCCCGTCATCGTCAACGTGTCCGGCACCGGCATCACCGCGGGCCGGGTGCGCTGGGAGGACCCGCAGTTCACCCGCGGCTACGGCGCGATCCGCGCACAGGTGCAGGCCGGCCGCGCGAACGATCTGCTCGGCGTCGCGCACACCGGCCGGGCCCGCTACGTGCTCTACCACCCCGGCTTCACCCGGCCCGGCAGCCACCCGAACCCGCTGGTCAGCGGCGTGATCAGCGGCCTGGCCCGGGTCGCCGCCCGGCCGGTCGACGAGTCGGCCCGCCCGATCGCCGCCTGGATCGACGCGCCGCCGGCCGCGAAGCTGACCGCGATCGACCGCGGCCGGCCGGTACCGCTCTCGCTGCGCACGCTGAATCCCGGCGACGCGGCCCGACTGCGCGCCTACACCGAGGCCGCGGTCGCGCGCGCGGCCGGCCGGGCCTGA
- the rhaI gene encoding L-rhamnose isomerase, with protein sequence MADLNAVKQALREQRIETPSWAFGNSGTRFKVFAQAGVPRTPEEKIADAATVHRFTGVAPSVALHIPWDKVGDYSKLSDFAAENGIRLGAINTNVFQDDDYKLGSVTNPDPAVRRKATDHLLEAVDIMDQTGSRDLKLWFSDGLNYPGQDDLRLRQDRLAAALREAYDRLSGDQRILLEYKLFEPAFYATDVPDWGTSYAHCVELGPKATVCIDTGHHAPGTNIEFIVSFLLRQGKLGAFDFNSRFYADDDLMAGAADPFQLFRIMYEIVRADALTPEYGINFMLDQCHNIEAKIPAIIRSVMNVQEATAKALLVDRDALFAAQAAGDVLEANGILMDAYNTDVRPLLRGGPRGERARPGPDRGVPAQRLPGEDRGRAGRRAAGRLGRLSSHPWRSTAP encoded by the coding sequence ATGGCTGACCTGAACGCCGTCAAGCAGGCGCTGCGCGAGCAGCGGATCGAGACGCCGTCCTGGGCGTTCGGCAACTCGGGCACCCGGTTCAAGGTGTTCGCACAGGCCGGGGTGCCGCGTACGCCGGAGGAGAAGATCGCCGACGCGGCCACGGTGCACCGGTTCACCGGCGTGGCGCCGAGCGTGGCCCTGCACATCCCGTGGGACAAGGTCGGCGATTACTCGAAGTTGTCCGATTTCGCCGCGGAGAACGGCATCAGGCTGGGCGCGATCAACACGAACGTCTTCCAGGACGACGACTACAAGCTCGGCTCCGTCACGAACCCGGACCCCGCGGTCCGCCGCAAGGCCACGGACCACCTGCTGGAGGCCGTGGACATCATGGACCAGACCGGGTCGCGGGACCTGAAGCTGTGGTTCTCCGACGGGCTCAACTACCCGGGCCAGGACGACCTGCGGCTGCGGCAGGACCGGCTCGCCGCCGCGCTGCGCGAGGCCTACGACCGGCTGAGCGGCGACCAGCGCATCCTGCTGGAGTACAAGCTGTTCGAGCCCGCGTTCTACGCCACCGACGTGCCGGACTGGGGCACCTCGTACGCGCACTGCGTCGAGCTCGGCCCGAAGGCCACGGTCTGCATCGACACCGGCCACCACGCGCCCGGTACGAACATCGAGTTCATCGTGTCGTTCCTGCTCCGGCAGGGGAAGCTCGGCGCGTTCGACTTCAACAGCCGGTTCTACGCGGACGACGACCTGATGGCCGGTGCGGCGGACCCGTTCCAGCTGTTCCGGATCATGTACGAGATCGTCCGGGCGGACGCGCTGACGCCGGAGTACGGGATCAACTTCATGCTCGATCAGTGCCACAACATCGAGGCGAAGATCCCGGCGATCATCCGGTCCGTGATGAACGTCCAGGAGGCGACCGCCAAGGCGCTGCTGGTGGACCGCGACGCGCTGTTCGCCGCGCAGGCCGCCGGCGACGTGCTGGAGGCGAACGGGATTCTGATGGACGCCTACAACACGGACGTGCGGCCGCTGCTGCGCGGAGGTCCGCGAGGAGAACGGGCTCGACCCGGACCCGATCGCGGCGTACCGGCGCAGCGGCTACCAGGAGAAGATCGTGGCCGAGCGGGTCGGCGGGCAGCAGGCCGGCTGGGGCGCCTGAGCAGTCACCCGTGGCGCTCTACGGCACCGTAG
- a CDS encoding UbiA prenyltransferase family protein yields the protein MSWVPAYLGLVLATGSLTPHDRWRAGLTLLVIGPLIWAAVLAHNDLHDLPTDRINPRKTGAGAVSPRTLQAYALVAAIAALGAAALLGPLFELGVAAVLALGWAYSAPPLRLKARPGADVLVNALVVGVVAPLGGWSIARDPWTFPWPFALLGLLFAAAFYLPTTVMDRPADLRAGYTTIAVRYGVNGAYRLGLSLWSLALGVSLACASMNVVIPVSTLPYQLLLVPVLLGAYAWLTRSPSIPKLAVLALIFALPSAGFVLSLT from the coding sequence GTGTCGTGGGTGCCGGCCTACCTGGGACTGGTCCTGGCCACCGGGTCGCTGACGCCGCACGACCGGTGGCGGGCCGGGCTGACGTTGCTGGTGATCGGGCCGCTCATCTGGGCCGCGGTGCTCGCCCACAACGACCTGCACGACCTGCCGACCGACCGGATCAACCCGCGCAAGACGGGCGCCGGTGCGGTGTCGCCGCGCACCCTCCAGGCGTACGCCCTGGTCGCGGCGATCGCCGCGCTCGGCGCGGCGGCGCTGCTCGGCCCGCTGTTCGAGCTGGGCGTGGCGGCGGTGCTGGCGCTCGGCTGGGCGTACAGCGCGCCACCGCTGCGGCTCAAGGCCCGCCCGGGCGCGGACGTGCTGGTCAACGCGCTGGTGGTGGGCGTGGTCGCGCCGCTCGGCGGCTGGTCGATCGCGCGCGACCCGTGGACGTTCCCGTGGCCTTTCGCGCTGCTCGGGCTGCTGTTCGCCGCGGCGTTCTACCTTCCGACCACGGTCATGGACCGGCCCGCGGACCTGCGGGCCGGATACACCACGATCGCGGTGCGGTACGGGGTGAACGGCGCCTACCGGCTCGGGCTCTCGCTGTGGTCGCTGGCGCTGGGCGTGTCGCTCGCGTGCGCCAGCATGAACGTGGTCATCCCCGTCTCGACGCTGCCCTATCAGCTCCTGCTGGTGCCGGTGCTGCTCGGCGCCTACGCCTGGCTGACCAGGTCGCCGTCCATCCCGAAGCTGGCCGTGCTCGCCCTGATCTTCGCCCTCCCCTCGGCCGGCTTCGTCCTGTCACTCACCTGA
- the smpB gene encoding SsrA-binding protein SmpB, with translation MAKREGGDGRTLIASNKKARHEYTVLKTYEAGLVLAGTEVKSLRAGHVSLNEAFAQELDGEIMLHGLHIADWGFGDWTRHSPRRTRKLLLNRVEINRILTKLRDGGGLTLVPLSLYFANGWAKVELALVKGRRAYDKRQALAERDANREIARNLGRHLKGRQPARRPR, from the coding sequence ATGGCGAAGCGGGAGGGCGGCGACGGGCGGACGCTCATCGCGTCGAACAAGAAGGCCCGGCACGAGTACACGGTCCTGAAGACCTACGAGGCCGGGCTGGTGCTGGCCGGCACCGAGGTCAAGTCGCTGCGCGCCGGGCACGTGTCGCTGAACGAGGCGTTCGCGCAGGAGCTGGACGGCGAGATCATGCTGCACGGCCTGCACATCGCGGACTGGGGCTTCGGCGACTGGACCCGTCACTCGCCGCGGCGCACCCGCAAGCTGCTGCTGAACCGCGTGGAGATCAACCGGATTCTGACCAAGCTGCGCGACGGCGGCGGCCTGACGCTGGTGCCGCTGTCGCTCTACTTCGCCAACGGCTGGGCCAAGGTCGAGCTGGCGCTGGTGAAGGGCCGCCGCGCGTACGACAAGCGGCAGGCGCTCGCGGAACGCGACGCGAACCGCGAGATCGCCCGCAACCTGGGCCGGCACCTCAAAGGCCGGCAGCCCGCCCGGCGGCCTCGATGA
- a CDS encoding sensor histidine kinase, translating to MRIPPWSADALLGIAVTGTLAAVISARQGGDVAPGPIAYAWAVGLGALMLARRHHPRAVLLTSAFGLCAYYAVGYPAVGVGVPLAAALFSAAEAGFLRWSVLTAAGVLGLSLMFRLLEGQSAAFVVGYDLITHVTLMAAAIALGDGLRSRRAQRELQLRENLSRVREERLAIARDLHDSVGHGVSVISLHVDVAREAVPPGNEALDEALLRIRQAADRTMSDLRGAVGVLRGAVSLDDLSPVLDPARTAGFDVSVRVAPEARELPELVDAAAYRIVQEAVTNVLRHASSASRVSVSATVSAGLLHLTISDDGPPDRNPPRERYSGHEPADNGAPAPGSGMATAGSNTTGADNGATAAGSGMGGTGHGLAGMAERARALGGALRTRHGAEGFTVEAELPLVRTA from the coding sequence ATGAGGATTCCGCCGTGGTCGGCCGACGCGCTGCTCGGGATCGCCGTGACCGGCACGCTCGCCGCGGTGATCTCCGCGCGGCAGGGTGGTGACGTCGCGCCGGGCCCGATCGCCTACGCGTGGGCGGTGGGCCTGGGCGCGCTGATGCTCGCCCGCCGCCACCATCCGCGCGCGGTGCTGCTGACCAGCGCGTTCGGGCTGTGCGCCTACTACGCGGTGGGATACCCGGCGGTGGGAGTGGGCGTGCCGCTGGCCGCGGCGCTGTTCTCCGCGGCCGAGGCCGGCTTCCTGCGCTGGTCGGTGCTCACCGCGGCCGGCGTGCTCGGCCTCTCGCTGATGTTCCGGCTGCTGGAGGGCCAGAGCGCGGCCTTCGTGGTCGGCTACGACCTGATCACGCACGTCACGCTGATGGCCGCGGCGATCGCGCTCGGCGACGGCCTGCGCAGCCGCCGCGCCCAGCGCGAGCTGCAACTGCGGGAGAACCTGTCGCGGGTACGGGAGGAGCGGCTCGCCATCGCGCGCGACCTGCACGACTCCGTCGGCCACGGCGTCTCGGTGATCTCGCTGCACGTGGACGTGGCCCGGGAGGCGGTGCCGCCCGGCAACGAGGCGCTGGACGAGGCGCTGCTGCGAATCCGGCAGGCGGCCGACCGCACCATGAGCGACCTGCGCGGCGCGGTCGGCGTGCTGCGCGGCGCGGTCTCGCTGGACGACCTGTCCCCGGTGCTGGACCCGGCCCGGACCGCCGGCTTCGACGTGTCCGTCCGGGTCGCGCCGGAGGCCCGTGAGTTGCCCGAGTTGGTGGACGCGGCCGCGTACCGGATCGTCCAGGAGGCGGTGACGAACGTCCTGCGCCACGCCTCGTCCGCCAGCCGCGTGTCGGTGTCCGCCACGGTCTCCGCCGGTCTCCTCCACCTGACGATCAGCGACGACGGCCCGCCCGACCGGAACCCGCCGCGGGAACGGTATTCGGGCCACGAACCGGCCGACAACGGCGCGCCCGCCCCCGGGAGCGGCATGGCCACCGCCGGGAGCAACACGACCGGCGCCGACAACGGCGCGACCGCCGCCGGGAGCGGCATGGGTGGGACCGGGCACGGGCTGGCCGGGATGGCGGAGCGGGCGCGGGCGCTCGGCGGGGCGCTGCGCACCCGGCACGGCGCCGAGGGATTCACGGTGGAGGCCGAGCTGCCCCTGGTGCGTACCGCATGA
- a CDS encoding YciI family protein gives MKVMVMIKGDGADEGRVAPSTDMLERMTRYNEELVKAGILLDGDGLKPTAAGVKVVFAASGDTSVVDGPFTESKEIIGGYWIWQVSSLEEAVEWAKRCPRDGFHGAATVLEIRPYAGDEDFGDALTPELREREAEMRRIQAAE, from the coding sequence ATGAAGGTCATGGTCATGATCAAGGGCGACGGCGCGGACGAGGGCCGGGTCGCCCCGAGCACCGACATGCTGGAGCGCATGACCCGCTACAACGAGGAGCTGGTCAAGGCCGGCATCCTGCTGGACGGCGACGGCCTCAAGCCGACCGCGGCCGGCGTCAAGGTGGTCTTCGCGGCGAGCGGCGACACCTCGGTGGTGGACGGCCCGTTCACGGAGTCGAAGGAGATCATCGGCGGCTACTGGATCTGGCAGGTCTCCTCGCTGGAGGAGGCGGTCGAGTGGGCGAAGCGCTGCCCGCGGGACGGCTTCCACGGCGCGGCGACGGTGCTGGAGATCCGGCCGTACGCCGGCGACGAGGACTTCGGCGACGCGCTCACGCCGGAGCTGCGGGAGCGGGAGGCGGAGATGCGCCGGATCCAGGCCGCTGAGTGA
- a CDS encoding winged helix-turn-helix transcriptional regulator, producing the protein MSVPSVLATRLPNPVPLAEFDTCPVSDVFRRVGDRWSMLVVILLGTRSYRYNDLHRSIEGISQRMLTRTLRSLEEDGLVSRTVHPTVPPGVEYALTPLGRTLLEPLSALADWAVTHAAEMRR; encoded by the coding sequence ATGTCCGTACCCTCGGTCCTCGCCACGCGCCTGCCGAACCCGGTCCCGCTGGCCGAGTTCGACACGTGCCCGGTCTCGGACGTCTTCCGCCGGGTCGGCGACCGGTGGAGCATGCTGGTGGTGATCCTGCTCGGCACGCGGTCGTACCGCTACAACGACCTGCACCGCTCGATCGAGGGCATCAGCCAGCGCATGCTGACCCGCACGCTGCGCTCCCTCGAGGAGGACGGCCTGGTCAGCCGCACGGTCCACCCGACCGTGCCGCCGGGCGTGGAGTACGCGCTCACGCCGCTGGGCCGCACGCTGCTGGAGCCGCTGTCCGCCCTCGCCGACTGGGCGGTCACCCACGCGGCGGAGATGCGACGCTGA